The Tenebrio molitor chromosome 5, icTenMoli1.1, whole genome shotgun sequence genome segment tccctTAAACACAAATCCTTCgtttttattgttaagtttaaTTCCTACTATAAAAACTGTTTAGACAAGTTGTGTAACTTATTGAATTCTAAACAAAATCCCTTCTATGAAATTTTCTGTGCCATCAATAGTTTCTGAGTTATGATATTTAATATGTTGCTCCGTTTGCAacgcaaattttaaatttactttgAGTCACGGCTTCCGTTAAATTCACACTACCACTGCATTTACAATAATCTTTACAACTGTATATGTAACACTTAGAAATTTCAAGTGTTACAACGGTAAATCTAAATTTAGGAAATTAACAGTTTTAAGACTCTTCTTTCAAAGATCTAAAATATTCCGTCAAAGAATGCAAAGGATACGCTGCtgagtaatttctttcacATTTTTTCATCTCAGTTAGTTCACTAGCAAAAAAGATGTTTTTATCTAAATCAATTCATGACAAAGTTTGATAGTCCCCCATTAaagataattttataaaaataagaaTAATGTCAGGCAATCTATTAATCcagaaaatatgtttttacaAACGACTTTACtgtaaaattgtaaatctACCTACtacaattttacaaatattatCATATTAGTCACCCACTTGTTAAAACGTGACTCATATGAtaattcacaaataaataatttatgcaaATACGCTACTGGCGCACGTATTTATTCACTTACTTAAATAGTCACCAAACTTTAAATTCTTAGTGAATAATTTTagataatttatatttttaacgtTAATACAACTTTCAAGGACaatatacggggtcattataaatgtttgtaacaactagtgggcgtagcggcgcacctaaagcatagcgcacagccacctacgatggtactataatttataatgaccccccatttatattttatttttatactgggattcgttaaatcaaaaaagaagagaccaggaaaataaatgaatttaaatgaaaatctgGAAATTGTTCTTATtgattattgatttatttattacgtaGCAAAAGCGCatgttaacaaaaaataattttcaattttaacaatATCGTATACTTCAATACAACTGTTATATTTCTAAAGAGTTGCATTTTACCAAGTTCGGTTAATTCAACAgttccaattttttaaattgaaaaatggtGAATGCGCCGGGTGAGAATATAATCACTTCTTATAATACCATGAGTCAGTCAAAGttatgtcgattatttttgtggtgcTGTCACGAATGTCTCCCACGCTTGAATTTGAATATCAAGAGTGTGAGTGAAAgcaccacaaaaataattttcttaacTTTGACTAAGAATGGTATTCGCGGAACTATTCagtgaacaaaataaataacagaCAATTTTCACTAGTGATGAATAATCATCATGATTAGACCaggaatgacatttattgGAGAATACTTGTCACATGACATGTGAGtcgaataatttgaaaaacatcGTCGTAAAACTGCCTAAATAacgtcttaaataattttcatttttaattcctaAAATGTCCCACTTAACCAAAATCCAACAAGTTTAGTTTGTCatgtaaagggtgttttttttttaatttggcggcgaagtaggcgttggaaagtcgattgagatcgcaccactcgtgtaaaagtgtaagatttaaacagctgatctgcgatccgtaacctgtatagtgcgttcacaatcgacagttcaacgcctacttcgacgctaaatttaaaaaaaaacacccgttacttgttaataaaatattactaaTCAACAAACTAAACAGATTGTAGAAGGTTGTAAAAAGACCTTGAAATAAACAACAAGGGATATATATTTGTGGTAAATGAgtgataacatttttcaaaaatttgcatttgtactttgataaaaaactaATCAGTGTATAAATGTTCTGAAACCTTGTAGGTCacggtaattattttttgtagtgcTTAACATAAACATCTTTACATTTTGTCTATTGAAATACGAAGAACGTGAAAAGATGGACTcacatattttgaaaacacatCCAGACAGTAAGCTTTTGAcattatttttagatttaaattttttttaaatgaaaaacgtAAACTGAACGAATAGTAAAGTGCGTGGTAAAGCATCATTTCCTCTCCTGTCAATTAAtagatttaattaataataaatcttgaaatgaacaaaaaaaggaTATTTGTGTTTCCTGACCACTACATTTATCTTGTCagtttttgtataattttaatttttgtccaGGTACAATTGAATGCAGACAGTTATCCGAGGAGTTTTTGGAAGAAACGTTATCACTAATGGAAAAGGTGTACTTTGCTGAAGAGAAAATCGTTGGAGCATTTGGCCTCACCCAAGATTCCCAAACCATATTCGAAGAGCGGCAAGTGATGAAAGATATTATCGAGGACGGCGTCTCGGTCATCGCAATcgacaaaaacaacaacaacaaagttATCGGTGCTTGTCTCAACAAGATACACGTGACAACACCCAAAAACTAGTTGGCAACAAaccaattttgtttattccaGGTAAACCCCGGATCTGGAGAGGAAACATTCTACGGAAAAATCGCAAAGAGCAGTAAAGTCTCGGCGATTAAATCCATCACCGAATTTGACGATTACGTAATTCGCAAGTTTTTCGAATTGTGCCAAGTCGACTGTGTGTTGGAGTTCACTATGATTGGCATTTTGCCTGAATACAGAAATAGAGGCACAGCTAAAACGTTGTATCAGATCGTTATTGACCTCGGGAGAGTGTTGGCGAAAGGAGTCAACGCGAAGAAATCTGTTGATGGTAGAGAGTTGGCTGTGGAACCTGTTCCTGAAACCATTGTCGGTGTGTGTACCAGTGAGAAGGCTTGGCAGGTGGGTGAAGATATGGGCTTCAAGCTTGTTGCCACACTAGACTATGAACAGTTTAAATGTGAAGAGAAAACTCTTGCAGATGTGCAAGTCGAAGAAAGTCAAATTAAACTAGTGACCTTTGAGCTACgataaatagaaaattttattagtgCCTAtatgaaatacaaaaatacagGAATATTCACGTAAGGATGACGAGGCTGACCagataaaaatgcaacccaaaatacattttacaaagtatatattgtgttttggtatttgaaaattaaatcaagaatccaagtaggtatttcatcgcgcgttcaaatgtaatcctgggctgagtaggcgttgaaaaaattaaatcgtttagaacggtgtaaagtttgaatttcccgccgtttgacacgaatgacatttgtttatgtttaatcgcgacacaattgaacatgtttgttttcagcaaagggtgcccttagatatttgcttcgagaacaGGAATCGttgagttattctatttttaatgtaaaacattgcaaagaaagaaaaaagaaagatttttttggctctaaatttttggttagctgtcaacatactccaattaatctacgctttaaaaaagcacaacaattgaggttttccaacgccttcccagcccaggatatcttttgaacgcgcgatatttagtaggtattttattttataatgttttcaaacgatgacagaaccgacATGACTTTTGAGACTTTAgttgcttattattgttattaaatcatacttgacattcattagacTGACGATCGAGATAGCTTTATGAATTGTATttcgggttgcatttttacctggtcaggctcctCATCTTAcatgaataaccctgtatatgacAACAGCAGCAAGCATGGGATAAGAAGATAGATTAGTGTAAAAATGTAGGTACATATATTTAAAACAGAATATAAACGGTTGCACAAGAAATGTAATGAAtgtctgaaaaataaaaaatattttaaaaaacaatttagtcccttttatttataaaagaattaaaacgtagtaaaaacaaaacagacaAGAATTTCACCTGACTGTAttgacttaataaaaaaaaaacttctagAACTGGTAATGACTAAATGCTCAATAAATGAAAGCTTGACtcttcaaattatatttaatgcTACACTAGAAACTTTAACAAGTCCCGGGGTTCTCATTCCTTACGTAGTTGTTCCAAAATTGTCACGTACAAGTTTTACTTGATACTTCAGTCAGTGTGGTCAGCATGATCAACTACCGCCACCAAGACCTCCTGAATGGTAAGTCTCTTGAGACAATCACTCCCCACCTTGAGTTGCCTCGTTCCAGACGACGTCTTGTGGGTGGTTCGAATCCTGGGAGGAAAAATTTTTCAGTGCGGAGTCGTCAAGTTTGTGATTAAGTTGACACTTTCCTTGTACTCCTTTCTACTCCTGGCCCAAACCTACTTCTTCGTTTTCGCACCAGACGCCGACCAATTAATCCAATACGGACCACTCTTCTTTCAAATGTGCTatgtaaatttctttaagtatttttttctgcaCCAAATCACTAACACCTTGCAGGCGACGCTCGGAATGTTTGTGGTTCTGCTCAGGAATCGAATGATTGAAGATGTGATGGAAGTGATTGATTTGTGGGATGTTAAATCTGCCGGGGAAGAGGTGGAAAGTAAGATAAAGAGAGAATCGAAggcgataaatatttttgtcgtGGTAAACACCACAGTCATGCTGGTTTGGGCCAGTGCTAATGTTTTTTCAGTCGACGACGACGACCAAGTGTTTTTTACTAATTGGCTGATGCAAAAGTGGTTTTTTGGACATACCAAATGTCTCATCATACTCATcaagttgacattttttgtggCAGCTCCATGCATGACAGTTCATGGGTACCAGATTATCTACACCTTGCAGCACGTGAAGTTCCAAATGTACATGTTTAACAAATACGTGGAAGAACTTACAAAAGGGTTCACAACGTGCGAATGCAAACTCCTCTTTGATGAAGTTTACCAAAATGAAGTTAACTTTAGactaaaatttttgataaaaagaCACTGCGATTTTTTACGGTAAATTCTATGTATAAATTCCAAAAAGCTCAATTCTttgtttctaaaaaataaaataagagatTGTAGATTCTTAATCTTCTGCAACCGCAGAACTTTATTTCCAGTTGGAGTAAGAACATCTTGATGAAGATGGACCACTTAATACTACCGTTCAGTATGGGTGGTTGCCTTGTCGGTCTCAGTATTGCACTTTCTTTCTTTCAAGTGAGTAATTCAATGATCTAAACACGAGTTGCAGTCTTAATCTTGCGgattttgtgataatttcaaaattagatTACAGATGAATCTCACAGCGTGAGACTATTGCGCGCCTCACTCTTCTCCATTTTCGGCATGACCACCTTCTGGAGTCTAATCACTGCAGGGCAAACTTTACAAGACGAGGTCGTATTAGTCGAATCTCTTCCactcaaaatcatttttttgcaGTCGGAAAGAATTTTCTCGAGCTTCTTGGTAATAAACTGGTACACCTGgaacaacaaaaacacaaaaattctCTTGATCATTTTGCGTAATTGCCTTGCACCgatcaaaatcaaatttacagaTAGCTTGGCCATCAATTATCAACTAGGGATGGGCGTAAGTGACACCTGGCGATATCGATTAAAATCCAATTTGTGGCTTACAGATCTGCAAGACAGTCTACACGGTAGTTTCAGTTTTCGGCACTGTAAAATAGATTGAGTGTAAAAGGTTggataaataaatttagtccaaggaaaatattgtttaattaaaaaaaaaacaaatatttgcgTGTAATATGTGTGCGAAGTGAAGCTTGAAGGTCATGAGTCGCCATTTGTCAGAGAGGCAAAGGCGCCGAGGTTGTgtgtatttatgcatctatgtGCGTCGAAAATATCATTTATCTTGAACAttgtttagaacagtgtaaagtttgaatttcccgccgtttgacacgaatgacatttgtttatgtttaatcgggacataattgaacatgtttgttttcagcaaagcatctttagatatttgcttcgagaataggaatcgttaaattattctatttttaatgtaaaacattgcaaagaaagaaaaaaataaagatttttttggatctaaattttaggttagctgttaacatgctccaattaatctacgctttaaaaaagcataaCAATTGACGCTTTCCAACgccatttgaacgcgcgatatttcTTTGTGGTAATTCATTGCACATTTTCAAGGCCATGGGTtgtttggttgcctatctaTCTGATTAGTTTATCTATTATTTACGTGGCTATGTTTTTGGTTGCAGAAAGTCTTTAGCTGGCCAATTTACAAATTCATATTTaaagttaatttacaaatcGATATGTTCCAGAGGGCCACACTAAATTTTGTTAATGAATATTTCATAACTTCTCTTATTATCTGTCAAGTAAGTAAATTGGTTcagcaatttatttaatggacCCTTTATTggtataacatttttattatcgaCTTCTGAAGAAAACTCTTCTTTCAGTAGTTACTGTACGAGTACTATTTAAGTGTaatcaatttttgttgaataatTGGGAAATtggaaatataaaaacaataatctcAGGCGCTGTTACACTTCCAATAggtcgatttttttgcaatttcttccaatttattttttcttggatatcacttttattaaaacatgTTTGATATATTTATCTGCCTCTCTGACACGTAATTAACAAAGCACTTAGTATGACtgtcattttacaaaatgtgagATGGCTCTTTAAGTAGGTACTCTGCTTTACGTAGTCCACCAAAGAGATAATTGCTCTGcaatcaataaatttattgaatacCCAATATGTTAAGCAACTCGTGACTGATGCTATTACCTTTTCTAAAAGACTTAAAAACCAGATAATAACACCTAAACAAATATTGTTACATACTTGATATGTCTACGACTCTGtttaaataactaacaaatgtctgcaaaaatatttgtttatttatttcttgaaaGGTTTGTCCGACCAGACTTTActaaacaagtaaacaaattctccagaaaattgaacataattttttactaattGTTTGGCAAACAATACAAATGTCTTCTGAATGAAACTaatgttcaaaaatattcTATCTACCACCGTGAGATATATCCTACATATCTCACTCATTTCAATCATATAATTTTATCGTGCGGTAATGTAAATAACGGAACGAGTTGATTACATTTCTATCAACCCAAAATTCAAATCTGCTGGTCgtacttgtttattttattttttacttcataAAATGTTAACAGTAGCAATGTACGGAAGTAACGCAAGTAGTAATAATTTGAAGTTCTGCAAGTCACTGTAGTTAGAAACATAATTTCATTGTTAAATCAGGCGGTACATTTTAATCAAAGAGCTTTCACCCAACAGCTGTTATGAGCCACTCAAAAACAAATGTTATCAATGCGATTAAATTGATATGAAGGTTGTCCAATTTTGCGTTGATGTAATaccgatttaaattttaaaagagatttcaaaaatataaattgattGTTTATAGATTTGTCAGTCAGAATCCGTTGATTACTactttgtatttaatttgttattaatttcgtaataaaaaataaattgtttttaattcaaACACATCATTAATGAGATAAGTTATTGCTTAtttgtacgagtatatctCCCACTGTACACTTCGTTGCCCAACAACCCAACAAGTCGAGGATATTCAtgatttacaatattttttttattgaagaaGGACCGAAATAAAAGCAAGAATCATTTCCAGCAAGTactttttttctaagttttcATTTCACATCATTCTCTACCTACATCGTCTCTTCAAAATGTTTATAAGGGAAATGGCACAcggaaatatttgaaaattactaattactaataaaataattaaatcagACGGCGACTCTTAAGTGGACCAATTTAATTAAGACGAGcacatttttatcaattttcgtaaacatttttttcttggttTCCATTATTGATAACAATGCTGATTGTGACGTCGACCAAATCGGACTGATAAATGTTAAGCGTCACAATCTGAAGACACTCTTCAACCATCACATCGCCAGCacggtgaaaaaaaaatttgtgtaaaCATGGACGCCAAAGTGTGGGTGATCAACGGTAAGTCTTTGTTTCTTAAACGTAACTTGCGctgtaagaaaatatttttttgggtAGGTTTTCATAAgtgataatttttcttttttgtttcgtttttaacAGAGTGGGTTCGGTTTGATTTTAAAGAACTCCCATTACAAAGgaacaaaaacaaactaaaaccAAACGGCCCAATGAAATGATCGAGTTTATTTGGATTATAAATtggttgataaaaaaattatgtaataaaaacaacCTTCGAATCTGAACCTCTATTATTGGTGAGTGAAGGACCAATGTTTGTTAACGGATGTTGGCGTTTAAAAACGCGACTCGACATGCAATGTTTATTTGTactattgtttaataaattgttaaatattaaCAGTGTAAGaataaaacacacaaaaaagaaacaatttcaaataagaCACTTGTCTCATTCTCAGCTCGGAAAAATTTTCCACACAAGTGAgattgataattttatttattaatttattggcagtaattttttgtagttttgatTTGGTTCTTTAGAAAGAACTCTATAGATGTATACTTTAAGTAAATATGTCGGTAAGAAATGGGGaaatctaattaaaaaatatttcatcgGATAAAAATCACACACCTTGACTCATATGTAGAAAAAGAGTGATTGGAGTGGTTGgtggaattttaattaaatccgaGCTCGATAAATAACACAAGATAAATTAGAGAAGAATTTActtattgattaaaaaaatatttgtaataaaataaataacgtatgtgtcaaaactgtcaaacatctgtaatccgtggagcgttcacaatcgactcttcaacgccgactttgaataaatttaaataaacagtcgatattttaatttctcccCAACCCAATATGTAaaatccattcaaaaatcaaaaaaccaccacctgttgctttaagttggtaaaatttaaaaaaccctaggtagatattttttcatactatgttggtaactaaaaaaattatgacttTATTTGATTCAAGATAAAATTCAAATGCTTTGAATTcagttcatattgttttattagcagcacgtttcatttatttattgattcttcttatttttacttaaagatgcccagaaaaacaagacatttaataaacacttaacctcaaaattacaattctcactaaattttacactaaacagcgttgccgatagtaattatcgaggaaaatgcgacgttggtgtttttttaatttttgaatggacttcaGTTATAAACTTTCTCTATGCATTCTTATCCCTTTCTTTCTATTCTTTTTCttccttttcttctttttttgttttctactCCCGCAGTCTttgcaatacattttttcgttCCTTTctgctttttattttattgccgGACCCCTTTCTTCACAACTACTCTTCAGTgttcttatttaatttttcatttgactCTTATTCTCAGTTCTCACTTTCCTTCGCTCTTTCGGCCCaattctaatttttgtttgattgcCAGACTCGCTGCAGTGCCAGCAAATGACCGCCGCCTACCTCGAGGAGGCCGTCTCGATGATGGACGCCGCCTTTTTCCGCCACGAGACCGTCAGCAGATGCCTCGGCCTACCCAACGACACTGCCGCCCTCGCCGAACTCAAACAACTCACAACCGCCGCCGCCAAAGACGGAGTTTCCGTCATCGCGATCGACAAAACCACCAACAAAGTGATCGGCGCCGCCTTCAACAAATTGCAAGTCCGACAAACACACCGCATCTTTTATTCTTCTCTAACTCATCCTTTCTAGGTAAAGGACGACACCGCGTtcgccaatttcgtcaactccTGGAAGCAAAAACGAGCAAAAGCAATTGTCAAGTTTATGGCGGAGGTTGACAGCTTGTACAACTTCTTCGACAAGTGCGGAGTGGACTGTCTGTTGGAGTTCATGTTCGTGGGGATTTTACCCGAGTACAGGAAGAAGGGTGTGGCGAAGAAGTTGTGCGAGGCTACCATAGAGATCGGAAAGGATTTGGCTAGAGGGGTTAACGTGAAGAGGTCGGTCGATGGGCGAAAATTGGGGCTGGAACCGGTGCCCAAAATTATAACGGCGATCTTCACTTGCGAAGCCACTAAAGTCATCGGGAAGAAGTTGGGGTTCAAGGTCGTGGTGGAGGAGAAGTTCGAAGAGTACGAGTTTGAGGGGAGGAATTTTGCCAGTGTTGTCGGCGATGAAATTTCCACGTTCACGTTGGAGTACagagatttaaaatgaattatcAAGTCACTTCGTAGGTATTTCTAAACGTTGAGgcaatgacattttaagtaAACATTACTTCAACACTCATTGTTGTTGATCAGATAAGTAAATATGTCCAGTCATGCTCATCTTCAATAAAAAGCAACAAACAGAATAACTCGCACATGGTGAcagtttttttccgaaaatttgggacattatttttttttaaatcaatttgcgAAGGTTTGACGCCATCTTGTCTAGAAAATTGTTACCTATATGAATAAAATCTTAGAAACATTTCGTGTCCTTTCTTTGCATTTTATTCCAAGACGAAATATCTGCTTCGCGAGGTGACACTTATGTACTCTGCTTCAAACCTAACCATTCCTGAgatgcaaaaaaattaaaacgacaTAATATCATTTTTTGCCTAATTTTGGAATGGTctctgttttttctttttttaaaggcGCCATCTGTTAGAAGGTAGCTAAACTGACAAATTCGTGAAAATGGTCGCCATAATATGTATTGTCAGAATTCCAGGTGAAGAGCTAACAAACTAATTAGTTCAAGCAGCCGCTCGCTTTAATTGCTAATCCGTGAAGCCtgtattttggaaatttattcTCCGTAATGAAATCTAGACATCGAGTGATTTTGAACGAATTTAGAGAAAAAACCTACTAAATCATGCCTTcacaaaaaaatcgattatttTGTTTACGAAAAATAATTTGGCTATGAAACTTCCTTATCGTCTCATCCAAACCTTCGTCTTTCCACAACACAACAAACTCTTCTTCTACTAACGGAAATGTTCATCGAAACACTCCTTGAGTACCTGCTTAAAATGCACAGAGACTGATAAACAAGTGTTAGACTACATTCTCAAAAGATAAATACCTATTATTTACGAGAGTAGattagataaataaatatgtattcatATTTGTTTCCACCAGAAATTAAATATAAGTTAAAAGAAAGTGTAACTggcaacaacaaatttacattagcatGATGGAGAATCAGATACTTGCAATCAGTGATGACGGTAAATAAtaactttcaaaatgttgtTGCTTTATTTCTTCAGTGTTAACACAGGTTCAATTCAGTACCAGCAGCTGACTTCGAAATACCTAGAAGGAGCTTGCGAGGTTACGAAGAAAACGGTTTTCACCAGTGGAACTATGTGTCGCTTTCTCGGTGTCCCCGAAGACGAAGATGCTTTAGCCGAACTGACCCGAATCTCGCGGACGGCAGCCAAAGACGGCGTCAGCGTCATCGCCATCGACAAAACCACAGACAAAGTCGTCGCCGTGGCCATCAACAAGTTTCTCGTAAGTCCCTTCCCCAACGGTCCCCTAAACTCACACTTCACTTGTAGCAAAAATCGCAGCCGTTTTTTGAGAACTTTCGAAAAACATTCAAGAATCCAAAATCTCTCAAAATAATCGATTTCATAACAAGCTCCGACGACCTCTGCGACCTGTTCGAACACTGCAAAGTAGACTGCTTGATGGAAATCTTGTTTCTGGGGACTCTGCCGGAATACAGGAAGAAGGGAATCGCGAAGAAACTGTGCGAACTTTCTGTAGACGTAGCCCAAAAACTGTACGACGGCGTGAACGTGAAGAAGTGTGTCGATGGAAAAGATCTGACTCTGGAGCCGGTGCCAAAAGTGGTTTATGcgatttttgtttcttttatcTCTCAACGAATCGGGAAAGAGCTGGGATTTGAAATTGCAGCCGAACGGAGCAACAGAAGGTTGGAGCTGATGGGACAAGTTTTCGAAAACCCAAATTCCGAAACGGCAACCACGACAATAGAGTACAAAATGTTGGGCAAGAATTAAGTACGGTCGTCTTCAGCTGAGTTACAGTTTATTGTCGTGGAAATGtagatataaataaaaaattaataacaacatACTGTGAGTTGTGAGAGTGATATACAAATCTTTATAATTTACCAGTAAGTTGTCCAGTCCACGCTCCACGAAAACTACGTTTACTTCTTCTAATGACGTTAGGGGGCGCTAAA includes the following:
- the LOC138131848 gene encoding uncharacterized protein, producing the protein MMENQILAISDDGSIQYQQLTSKYLEGACEVTKKTVFTSGTMCRFLGVPEDEDALAELTRISRTAAKDGVSVIAIDKTTDKVVAVAINKFLQKSQPFFENFRKTFKNPKSLKIIDFITSSDDLCDLFEHCKVDCLMEILFLGTLPEYRKKGIAKKLCELSVDVAQKLYDGVNVKKCVDGKDLTLEPVPKVVYAIFVSFISQRIGKELGFEIAAERSNRRLELMGQVFENPNSETATTTIEYKMLGKN
- the LOC138131854 gene encoding uncharacterized protein, producing the protein MDAKVWVINDSLQCQQMTAAYLEEAVSMMDAAFFRHETVSRCLGLPNDTAALAELKQLTTAAAKDGVSVIAIDKTTNKVIGAAFNKLQVKDDTAFANFVNSWKQKRAKAIVKFMAEVDSLYNFFDKCGVDCLLEFMFVGILPEYRKKGVAKKLCEATIEIGKDLARGVNVKRSVDGRKLGLEPVPKIITAIFTCEATKVIGKKLGFKVVVEEKFEEYEFEGRNFASVVGDEISTFTLEYRDLK
- the LOC138131846 gene encoding uncharacterized protein isoform X2; this encodes MVSLLRQSLPTLSCLVPDDVLWVVRILGGKIFQCGVVKFVIKLTLSLYSFLLLAQTYFFVFAPDADQLIQYGPLFFQMCYATLGMFVVLLRNRMIEDVMEVIDLWDVKSAGEEVESKIKRESKAINIFVVVNTTVMLVWASANVFSVDDDDQVFFTNWLMQKWFFGHTKCLIILIKLTFFVAAPCMTVHGYQIIYTLQHVKFQMYMFNKYVEELTKGFTTCECKLLFDEVYQNEVNFRLKFLIKRHCDFLRWSKNILMKMDHLILPFSMGGCLVGLSIALSFFQITDESHSVRLLRASLFSIFGMTTFWSLITAGQTLQDEVVLVESLPLKIIFLQSERIFSSFLVINWYTWNNKNTKILLIILRNCLAPIKIKFTDSLAINYQLGMGVSDTWRYRLKSNLWLTDLQDSLHGSFSFRHCKID
- the LOC138131846 gene encoding uncharacterized protein isoform X1 yields the protein MINYRHQDLLNDDVLWVVRILGGKIFQCGVVKFVIKLTLSLYSFLLLAQTYFFVFAPDADQLIQYGPLFFQMCYVNFFKYFFLHQITNTLQATLGMFVVLLRNRMIEDVMEVIDLWDVKSAGEEVESKIKRESKAINIFVVVNTTVMLVWASANVFSVDDDDQVFFTNWLMQKWFFGHTKCLIILIKLTFFVAAPCMTVHGYQIIYTLQHVKFQMYMFNKYVEELTKGFTTCECKLLFDEVYQNEVNFRLKFLIKRHCDFLRWSKNILMKMDHLILPFSMGGCLVGLSIALSFFQITDESHSVRLLRASLFSIFGMTTFWSLITAGQTLQDEVVLVESLPLKIIFLQSERIFSSFLVINWYTWNNKNTKILLIILRNCLAPIKIKFTDSLAINYQLGMGVSDTWRYRLKSNLWLTDLQDSLHGSFSFRHCKID
- the LOC138131849 gene encoding uncharacterized protein isoform X1, with protein sequence MDSHILKTHPDSTIECRQLSEEFLEETLSLMEKVYFAEEKIVGAFGLTQDSQTIFEERQVMKDIIEDGVSVIAIDKNNNNKVIGACLNKIHVNPGSGEETFYGKIAKSSKVSAIKSITEFDDYVIRKFFELCQVDCVLEFTMIGILPEYRNRGTAKTLYQIVIDLGRVLAKGVNAKKSVDGRELAVEPVPETIVGVCTSEKAWQVGEDMGFKLVATLDYEQFKCEEKTLADVQVEESQIKLVTFELR
- the LOC138131849 gene encoding uncharacterized protein isoform X2; amino-acid sequence: MDSHILKTHSDSTIECRQLSEEFLEETLSLMEKVYFAEEKIVGAFGLTQDSQTIFEERQVMKDIIEDGVSVIAIDKNNNNKVIGACLNKIHVNPGSGEETFYGKIAKSSKVSAIKSITEFDDYVIRKFFELCQVDCVLEFTMIGILPEYRNRGTAKTLYQIVIDLGRVLAKGVNAKKSVDGRELAVEPVPETIVGVCTSEKAWQVGEDMGFKLVATLDYEQFKCEEKTLADVQVEESQIKLVTFELR